The proteins below are encoded in one region of Salvelinus namaycush isolate Seneca chromosome 39, SaNama_1.0, whole genome shotgun sequence:
- the LOC120032645 gene encoding cartilage acidic protein 1-like isoform X1 yields the protein MLLRWWAGLPMLLPLLVLCGRGLAQSSEPMFRSVTETVLPPDNQHNPTQLNYGMAVTDVDGDGDLEVVVAGYNGPNLVLKYDRGQQRLVNIAVDDRSSPFYALRDPLGNAIGVTACDVDGDGREEIYFLNTNNAYSGRATYSDKLFKFRNGRFEDLLGDDINVRRGVANRMAGRSVACVDRKGTGRYAVYVANYASGNIGPHALIEMDEAASDLAKGIIALSDVAAQAGVNKYTGGRGVVVGPIVSQSSSDVFCDNENGPNFLFRNNGDGTFTDIAQQAGVEDGYQHGRGVALADFNADGKTDIVYGNWNGQHRLYLQDNNQRFRDIASGPFSSPSPVRTVIAADFDNDQELDIFFNNIAYRGHAPNRLFRVARRAGADPQIEELNVGEAAEPQGRGTGATVTDFDGDGQLDLLVAHGESASQPISVFKVTQGSSNHWLRVIPRTRFGSFARGARVTAYTNQSGALMRIIDSGSGYLCEMEPVAHFGLGKDEVTVVEVYWPDGRSVTRPLQPGDMNSVMEIGYPKEGEESVLTPDTQCGEGFSVKNGRCADNNECKQQSGPPVCPKSRPVCINTYGHYNCGPRKTCARGHKPTKDGKACVGE from the exons ATGTTGCTGCGTTGGTGGGCGGGTCTTCCCATGCTCCTCCCCCTCCTGGTGCTGTGTGGGCGTGGTTTGGCCCAGAGTTCCGAGCCCATGTTTCGGTCTGTGACTGAGACAGTCCTACCTCCTGACAACCAGCACAACCCCACCCAGCTGAACTATGGGATGGCCGTTACTGATGTGGACGGAGACGGAGacctggaggtggtggtggcggg GTACAACGGTCCTAACCTGGTCCTGAAGTATGACCGTGGTCAGCAGAGGCTGGTGAACATAGCGGTGGATGACCGCAGCTCTCCATTCTACGCCCTGAGAGACCCCCTGGGGAACGCCATCGGGGTGACTGCCTGCGACGTCGACGGGGACGGGCGGGAGGAGATCTACTTCCTCAATACAAACAACGCTTACTCTg GTCGGGCCACATACTCTGACAAGCTCTTTAAGTTCCGTAACGGACGCTTCGAGGACCTGCTGGGTGATGACATCAACGTGCGCCGAGGAGTAGCCAATCGGATGGCAGGACGCTCCGTGGCGTGTGTGGACAGAAAA GGTACAGGGCGTTATGCTGTGTATGTAGCTAACTATGCCAGTGGAAATATTGGTCCCCATGCCCTGATAGAGATGGATGAGGCAGCCAGTGACCTGGCCAAGGGCATCATCGCCCTGTCTGATGTTGCAGCACAGGCCGGTGTCAACAAGTACACAG GTGGGCGTGGTGTAGTGGTTGGACCAATCGTGAGCCAGAGCAGCTCTGACGTGTTCTGTGACAATGAGAACGGACCTAACTTCCTGTTCCGGAACAATGGAGACGGAACCTTCACTGACATTGCTCAACAGGCAG GTGTGGAGGATGGCTACCAGCACGGCCGAGGCGTGGCGCTGGCAGACTTTAACGCTGACGGGAAGACTGACATCGTCTACGGAAACTGGAATGGCCAGCACAGACTGTACCTACAGGACAACAACCAGAGATTCAGG GACATAGCCAGTGGGccgttctcctctccctctcccgtgCGGACGGTCATTGCTGCTGACTTTGACAATGACCAGGAGCTGGACATCTTCTTCAACAACATCGCCTACAGAGGACACGCCCCCAACAGGCTCTTTAG GGTGGCCAGGAGGGCTGGTGCTGACCCCCAGATAGAGGAGCTAAACGTGGGGGAGGCAGCAGAGCCACAGGGCCGGGGTACAG GTGCCACGGTAACAGACTTTGACGGGGACGGTCAGTTGGACCTGCTGGTGGCTCATGGGGAGAGTGCCTCTCAGCCCATCTCTGTCTTCAAGGTCACTCAG GGCTCGTCCAATCACTGGCTGCGTGTAATCCCTCGCACGCGGTTCGGCTCCTTCGCCCGCGGGGCCCGGGTCACGGCCTACACCAATCAGAGCGGGGCTCTCATGCGCATCATCGACAGCGGCTCGGGGTACCTCTGTGAGATGGAGCCTGTCGCCCACTTTGGACTGG gcaaggACGAGGTCACCGTGGTGGAGGTCTATTGGCCGGATGGCCGTTCCGTGACCCGCCCACTGCAGCCTGGTGACATGAACTCTGTGATGGAGATTGGCTACCCTAAAGAGGGGGAGGAGTCTGTGCTGACCCCTGATACCCAG TGTGGGGAAGGATTCTCTGTCAAGAATGGCCGCTGTGCAG ACAACAATGAGTGTAAGCAACAGAGTGGGCCCCCAGTGTGCCCTAAGAGCCGTCCAGTCTGCATCAACACCTACGGCCACTATAACTGTGGCCCCAGGAAGACATGTGCCAGGGGCCACAAGCCCACTAAGGACGGGAAGGCATGTGTGGGTGAGTAG
- the LOC120032908 gene encoding coiled-coil domain-containing protein R3HCC1L-like isoform X2, producing the protein MVMEGEQPQEDCAQPQPSASCSKKLDKPLYQPKKKQDGPKDKAQTQGDGKPKPRPRYTDKARKNAKNKKDKGGKMGGEGNGVLNGEAKLEETVEEGEGDAGPQNDGQAATANQGGDGDVGSRLETGSKSSPSEREGGSREGIQSGPQEEEEESWDALFDDEGECLDSHVLEELAIKQGRKKRPVQEARFDYYSLDQEREGDDDTELREDELSNIIEIYDFPTEFKTEDLVKSFQAYQQRGFDIQFVDDTHALALFNSPIAAREALRTKHPLLKVRSLAKASVTTRAKARSCSDYLLPTKERPQTSAVLARRLVMGALGVKSPQSKEHREAERKKLQDAKEASGS; encoded by the exons ATGGTGATGGAGGGGGAACAACCTCAAGAGGACTGCGCCCAACCCCAGCCCTCCGCGTCCTGCTCCAAGAAGCTAGACAAGCCCCTCTACCAGCCCAAGAAGAAGCAGGACGGCCCCAAAGATAAGGCCCAAACCCAGGGAGACGGCAAACCAAAGCCCAGGCCTCGCTACACGGACAAGGCCCGAAAGAATGCCAAGAACAAGAAGGACAAAGGAGGgaagatgggaggagaggggaatGGAGTCCTAAACGGTGAGGCCAAACTGGAGGAGACGGTAGAAGAAGGAGAAGGCGACGCGGGGCCACAGAATGACGGACAGGCTGCTACAGCCAACcagggaggagatggagatgtGGGTTCGCGACTGGAGACGGGGAGCAAGAGTTCTCCGtctgagagagaagggggatcCCGGGAGGGGATACAGTCAGGCCctcaggaagaggaggaggagagctggGATGCTCTCTTTGATGACGAAGGAGAGTGTTTGGACTCCCATGTGCTAGAGGAG CTGGCCATAAAGCAGGGCAGGAAGAAGCGGCCGGTGCAGGAGGCCAGGTTTGACTACTACAGCTTGgatcaggagagagagggggacgatGACACTGAGCTCAGGGAGGATGAGCTGTCTAACATCATAGAAATCTACGACTTCCCCACAGAGTTTAAGACTGAAGACCTGGTCAAATCCTTCCAGGCCTACCA gcagagaGGCTTCGACATCCAGTTTGTGGACGATACACACGCCCTGGCTCTCTTCAACAGCCCCATAGCAG CTCGGGAGGCTCTGAGGACCAAGCACCCGCTGTTGAAGGTCAGGTCTCTGGCTAAAGCCTCCGTCACCACCAGGGCCAAGGCTCGCAGCTGCTCAG ACTACCTGCTCCCTACTAAGGAGCGTCCCCAGACAAGTGCAGTGTTGGCCCGCAGGCTGGTGATGGGGGCGCTGGGCGTCAAGAGTCCCCAGAGCAAAGAGCACCGTGAagcagagagaaaaaaactgCAAGATGCCAAAG AAGCGTCTGGCAGCTAA
- the LOC120032645 gene encoding cartilage acidic protein 1-like isoform X2, which yields MLLRWWAGLPMLLPLLVLCGRGLAQSSEPMFRSVTETVLPPDNQHNPTQLNYGMAVTDVDGDGDLEVVVAGYNGPNLVLKYDRGQQRLVNIAVDDRSSPFYALRDPLGNAIGVTACDVDGDGREEIYFLNTNNAYSGRATYSDKLFKFRNGRFEDLLGDDINVRRGVANRMAGRSVACVDRKGTGRYAVYVANYASGNIGPHALIEMDEAASDLAKGIIALSDVAAQAGVNKYTGGRGVVVGPIVSQSSSDVFCDNENGPNFLFRNNGDGTFTDIAQQAGVEDGYQHGRGVALADFNADGKTDIVYGNWNGQHRLYLQDNNQRFRDIASGPFSSPSPVRTVIAADFDNDQELDIFFNNIAYRGHAPNRLFRVARRAGADPQIEELNVGEAAEPQGRGTGATVTDFDGDGQLDLLVAHGESASQPISVFKVTQGSSNHWLRVIPRTRFGSFARGARVTAYTNQSGALMRIIDSGSGYLCEMEPVAHFGLGKDEVTVVEVYWPDGRSVTRPLQPGDMNSVMEIGYPKEGEESVLTPDTQCGEGFSVKNGRCAGI from the exons ATGTTGCTGCGTTGGTGGGCGGGTCTTCCCATGCTCCTCCCCCTCCTGGTGCTGTGTGGGCGTGGTTTGGCCCAGAGTTCCGAGCCCATGTTTCGGTCTGTGACTGAGACAGTCCTACCTCCTGACAACCAGCACAACCCCACCCAGCTGAACTATGGGATGGCCGTTACTGATGTGGACGGAGACGGAGacctggaggtggtggtggcggg GTACAACGGTCCTAACCTGGTCCTGAAGTATGACCGTGGTCAGCAGAGGCTGGTGAACATAGCGGTGGATGACCGCAGCTCTCCATTCTACGCCCTGAGAGACCCCCTGGGGAACGCCATCGGGGTGACTGCCTGCGACGTCGACGGGGACGGGCGGGAGGAGATCTACTTCCTCAATACAAACAACGCTTACTCTg GTCGGGCCACATACTCTGACAAGCTCTTTAAGTTCCGTAACGGACGCTTCGAGGACCTGCTGGGTGATGACATCAACGTGCGCCGAGGAGTAGCCAATCGGATGGCAGGACGCTCCGTGGCGTGTGTGGACAGAAAA GGTACAGGGCGTTATGCTGTGTATGTAGCTAACTATGCCAGTGGAAATATTGGTCCCCATGCCCTGATAGAGATGGATGAGGCAGCCAGTGACCTGGCCAAGGGCATCATCGCCCTGTCTGATGTTGCAGCACAGGCCGGTGTCAACAAGTACACAG GTGGGCGTGGTGTAGTGGTTGGACCAATCGTGAGCCAGAGCAGCTCTGACGTGTTCTGTGACAATGAGAACGGACCTAACTTCCTGTTCCGGAACAATGGAGACGGAACCTTCACTGACATTGCTCAACAGGCAG GTGTGGAGGATGGCTACCAGCACGGCCGAGGCGTGGCGCTGGCAGACTTTAACGCTGACGGGAAGACTGACATCGTCTACGGAAACTGGAATGGCCAGCACAGACTGTACCTACAGGACAACAACCAGAGATTCAGG GACATAGCCAGTGGGccgttctcctctccctctcccgtgCGGACGGTCATTGCTGCTGACTTTGACAATGACCAGGAGCTGGACATCTTCTTCAACAACATCGCCTACAGAGGACACGCCCCCAACAGGCTCTTTAG GGTGGCCAGGAGGGCTGGTGCTGACCCCCAGATAGAGGAGCTAAACGTGGGGGAGGCAGCAGAGCCACAGGGCCGGGGTACAG GTGCCACGGTAACAGACTTTGACGGGGACGGTCAGTTGGACCTGCTGGTGGCTCATGGGGAGAGTGCCTCTCAGCCCATCTCTGTCTTCAAGGTCACTCAG GGCTCGTCCAATCACTGGCTGCGTGTAATCCCTCGCACGCGGTTCGGCTCCTTCGCCCGCGGGGCCCGGGTCACGGCCTACACCAATCAGAGCGGGGCTCTCATGCGCATCATCGACAGCGGCTCGGGGTACCTCTGTGAGATGGAGCCTGTCGCCCACTTTGGACTGG gcaaggACGAGGTCACCGTGGTGGAGGTCTATTGGCCGGATGGCCGTTCCGTGACCCGCCCACTGCAGCCTGGTGACATGAACTCTGTGATGGAGATTGGCTACCCTAAAGAGGGGGAGGAGTCTGTGCTGACCCCTGATACCCAG TGTGGGGAAGGATTCTCTGTCAAGAATGGCCGCTGTGCAG GTATATGA
- the LOC120032908 gene encoding coiled-coil domain-containing protein R3HCC1L-like isoform X1 — MVMEGEQPQEDCAQPQPSASCSKKLDKPLYQPKKKQDGPKDKAQTQGDGKPKPRPRYTDKARKNAKNKKDKGGKMGGEGNGVLNGEAKLEETVEEGEGDAGPQNDGQAATANQGGDGDVGSRLETGSKSSPSEREGGSREGIQSGPQEEEEESWDALFDDEGECLDSHVLEELAIKQGRKKRPVQEARFDYYSLDQEREGDDDTELREDELSNIIEIYDFPTEFKTEDLVKSFQAYQQRGFDIQFVDDTHALALFNSPIAAREALRTKHPLLKVRSLAKASVTTRAKARSCSDYLLPTKERPQTSAVLARRLVMGALGVKSPQSKEHREAERKKLQDAKEQKRLAAKQRDDAWEGKA; from the exons ATGGTGATGGAGGGGGAACAACCTCAAGAGGACTGCGCCCAACCCCAGCCCTCCGCGTCCTGCTCCAAGAAGCTAGACAAGCCCCTCTACCAGCCCAAGAAGAAGCAGGACGGCCCCAAAGATAAGGCCCAAACCCAGGGAGACGGCAAACCAAAGCCCAGGCCTCGCTACACGGACAAGGCCCGAAAGAATGCCAAGAACAAGAAGGACAAAGGAGGgaagatgggaggagaggggaatGGAGTCCTAAACGGTGAGGCCAAACTGGAGGAGACGGTAGAAGAAGGAGAAGGCGACGCGGGGCCACAGAATGACGGACAGGCTGCTACAGCCAACcagggaggagatggagatgtGGGTTCGCGACTGGAGACGGGGAGCAAGAGTTCTCCGtctgagagagaagggggatcCCGGGAGGGGATACAGTCAGGCCctcaggaagaggaggaggagagctggGATGCTCTCTTTGATGACGAAGGAGAGTGTTTGGACTCCCATGTGCTAGAGGAG CTGGCCATAAAGCAGGGCAGGAAGAAGCGGCCGGTGCAGGAGGCCAGGTTTGACTACTACAGCTTGgatcaggagagagagggggacgatGACACTGAGCTCAGGGAGGATGAGCTGTCTAACATCATAGAAATCTACGACTTCCCCACAGAGTTTAAGACTGAAGACCTGGTCAAATCCTTCCAGGCCTACCA gcagagaGGCTTCGACATCCAGTTTGTGGACGATACACACGCCCTGGCTCTCTTCAACAGCCCCATAGCAG CTCGGGAGGCTCTGAGGACCAAGCACCCGCTGTTGAAGGTCAGGTCTCTGGCTAAAGCCTCCGTCACCACCAGGGCCAAGGCTCGCAGCTGCTCAG ACTACCTGCTCCCTACTAAGGAGCGTCCCCAGACAAGTGCAGTGTTGGCCCGCAGGCTGGTGATGGGGGCGCTGGGCGTCAAGAGTCCCCAGAGCAAAGAGCACCGTGAagcagagagaaaaaaactgCAAGATGCCAAAG AGCAGAAGCGTCTGGCAGCTAAACAGAGAGACGACGCCTGGGAAGGGAAAGCCTGA